One Acetobacter ghanensis DNA window includes the following coding sequences:
- the mfd gene encoding transcription-repair coupling factor, with translation MTADTGAPLQRRIATIWGVPEGYDALLLARRAREYKGPVLHIARNDASMARLADILAFVAADMEVLRFPAWDCLPYDRVSPNPTIVAERVATLTRLLEPSGGKPRLVLTTVNGAIQRVAPRKTFEGQSLNIRAGESLDQSLLIELLIANGYTRTDTVMEAGEFATRGGIFDLYPAGAPEPVRLDLFGDEVENIRAFDPGTQRSTEQRDGLVLCPVSEFSLDAPSISLFRTGWRDAFGPAAASDPLYEHISDGRRYPGIEHWLPLFHDHLETLFDYLPGAALSLDYQVEEVLSARLEMIADHYQARKLPVREGETPYRPLPPHLLYLDHKGWEAAVSRLPAVAFSPYAQPDGAEGVDVGGRPGKMFSKIVPGAQREQVFGLLGEQVREWAQVKRRTFVAAWTKGSRERIGVLLREHGVSTETFDTWEQARKAKAGPVGLLTLGLERGFVADDLAFVSEQDLLGERIGRPPRRRRRADELIAEASELSAGDLIVHQDYGIGRYDGLETVSVGVAPHDCLRLLYDGGEKLYLPVENIELLSRFGSDQAGVSLDRLGGVAWQNRKAQMKRRIRDMAGELIRTAAARALKEAPELLPPEGMWDEFCARFPFVETDDQSRAIADVLEDMASGRPMDRLVCGDVGFGKTEVALRAAFVAAMSGGQVAVVVPTTLLARQHYRTFAARFEGFPIKVAQLSRMVTGKEATEVRKGLADGSINVVIGTHALLAKTVKFASLELLIIDEEQHFGVSHKEKLKALREDVHVLTLSATPLPRTLQLSLSGVREMSLIATPPTDRLAVRTFIMPFDSVVIREAIQRERFRGGQIFCVAPRIEDLDRLAERLSSIVPDARVVQAHGRLSPTELERVMTEFSDGQYDILLSTNIVESGLDMPAVNTLIIHRADMFGLGQLYQLRGRVGRGKQRGYAYLTWPQTHALSPSAEKRLEVMQTLDTLGAGFTLASHDLDLRGAGNLLGDQQSGHVREVGIELYQQMLEDAVADMRSDKGRNAENDRDWTPNIVMGLPVLIPDAYVPDLPVRLGLYRRISALASDAELEAMEAELVDRFGTVPDEVKNLLNIVDLKRLCRQAGVERVEAGPKGMVLQFRNNSFANPAGLVQWMGRWKDGVVRLRPDHKMAVVRELTNVQRIDLARKVLKDLAHMCEREMA, from the coding sequence ATGACAGCAGACACAGGTGCCCCTTTACAGCGTCGGATTGCCACCATTTGGGGCGTGCCGGAGGGGTATGATGCCCTTTTGCTTGCACGCCGCGCGCGTGAGTACAAAGGGCCTGTGCTGCACATAGCCCGCAACGATGCCTCCATGGCCCGGCTGGCGGACATACTGGCTTTTGTTGCGGCCGATATGGAGGTGCTGCGTTTTCCCGCTTGGGACTGCCTGCCATACGACCGTGTTTCGCCCAACCCCACCATTGTGGCCGAGCGGGTTGCAACCCTGACCCGGCTGCTGGAACCATCAGGCGGCAAACCCCGCCTTGTGCTGACCACAGTCAACGGCGCCATCCAGCGCGTTGCTCCGCGCAAGACATTCGAGGGGCAGTCCCTGAACATTCGGGCGGGGGAAAGTCTCGACCAGTCCCTGCTCATCGAACTGCTGATCGCCAATGGCTACACCCGTACGGATACGGTGATGGAGGCCGGGGAGTTTGCAACGCGCGGTGGTATTTTTGACCTCTACCCCGCAGGCGCGCCCGAACCGGTACGCCTTGATCTGTTTGGGGATGAGGTCGAAAATATTCGGGCTTTTGACCCCGGCACCCAACGCTCCACCGAGCAGCGCGATGGTTTGGTGCTGTGCCCTGTTTCTGAATTTTCGCTCGATGCGCCAAGCATCTCCCTCTTCCGCACGGGCTGGCGGGATGCCTTCGGCCCTGCTGCCGCGTCCGACCCGTTATACGAACATATTTCGGACGGTCGCAGATACCCCGGTATCGAACACTGGCTGCCCCTGTTCCATGACCATCTGGAAACCCTGTTTGATTACCTGCCGGGTGCAGCCCTCTCGCTTGATTATCAGGTCGAGGAAGTGTTGTCCGCACGGTTGGAAATGATTGCCGACCACTATCAGGCCCGTAAGCTGCCGGTCAGGGAGGGCGAGACACCCTACCGCCCTTTGCCGCCCCATCTGCTGTACCTGGACCACAAAGGGTGGGAGGCGGCTGTATCGCGCCTGCCAGCCGTGGCCTTTAGCCCCTATGCCCAGCCCGATGGGGCGGAGGGCGTGGATGTTGGCGGCAGACCCGGCAAAATGTTCTCCAAAATTGTGCCCGGTGCGCAGCGCGAACAGGTGTTTGGCCTGTTGGGTGAGCAGGTGCGGGAGTGGGCGCAGGTTAAACGCCGCACATTTGTGGCGGCATGGACCAAGGGCTCGCGCGAGCGGATTGGTGTTTTGCTGCGTGAGCATGGCGTGTCGACAGAGACATTCGACACATGGGAGCAGGCACGCAAGGCCAAGGCTGGCCCCGTAGGGTTGCTGACCCTTGGGCTGGAACGTGGCTTTGTGGCGGATGATCTGGCTTTTGTTTCCGAGCAGGACCTGTTGGGGGAACGTATAGGCCGCCCACCGCGCCGCCGCCGCCGCGCCGATGAACTGATTGCCGAGGCCAGTGAACTTTCTGCCGGAGATCTGATCGTGCATCAGGATTACGGTATTGGCCGGTATGACGGGCTGGAGACGGTCAGCGTGGGTGTGGCCCCGCATGACTGCCTGCGCCTGCTGTATGATGGGGGAGAAAAGCTCTACCTGCCGGTCGAAAACATTGAACTGCTCAGCCGGTTTGGTTCAGATCAGGCCGGGGTATCGCTCGACAGACTGGGCGGTGTTGCGTGGCAGAACCGTAAGGCGCAGATGAAGCGCCGCATACGTGACATGGCGGGTGAACTGATCCGTACTGCTGCGGCCCGCGCCTTGAAGGAAGCCCCCGAACTGCTCCCCCCCGAGGGGATGTGGGACGAGTTTTGCGCCCGCTTCCCGTTTGTGGAAACGGACGACCAGTCCCGCGCCATTGCTGACGTGCTGGAAGATATGGCTTCCGGCCGCCCCATGGACCGGCTGGTGTGTGGTGATGTGGGCTTTGGCAAAACGGAAGTTGCCCTTAGGGCGGCGTTTGTTGCGGCGATGTCTGGCGGGCAGGTGGCTGTTGTGGTGCCAACAACGTTGCTGGCCCGGCAGCATTACCGCACTTTCGCGGCCCGGTTCGAGGGCTTCCCCATCAAGGTGGCGCAGCTCTCCCGCATGGTGACGGGTAAGGAAGCAACGGAGGTCCGCAAAGGGCTGGCCGATGGCAGCATCAATGTTGTGATTGGCACACATGCCCTACTGGCCAAAACGGTCAAGTTTGCCTCGCTCGAACTGTTGATTATTGATGAAGAGCAGCACTTTGGCGTGTCGCATAAGGAAAAGCTAAAAGCCCTGCGCGAGGATGTGCATGTGCTTACGCTGTCCGCCACGCCGCTCCCCCGCACGCTCCAGCTTTCTCTCTCCGGCGTGCGGGAGATGAGCCTGATAGCGACGCCTCCTACGGACCGTCTGGCTGTGCGGACCTTCATTATGCCGTTTGACAGTGTGGTGATCCGTGAGGCCATTCAGCGTGAACGCTTCCGAGGTGGGCAGATCTTCTGCGTAGCGCCCCGAATTGAAGATCTGGACCGGTTGGCCGAACGGTTGAGCAGTATTGTGCCCGATGCGCGGGTGGTGCAGGCGCATGGCCGTCTGTCTCCCACGGAGCTGGAGCGGGTGATGACCGAGTTTTCGGACGGTCAGTATGATATTCTGCTTTCCACCAATATTGTGGAAAGCGGGCTGGATATGCCTGCGGTGAATACGCTTATTATCCATCGGGCGGATATGTTCGGGCTAGGCCAGCTCTATCAGCTGCGTGGCCGTGTCGGCCGGGGTAAGCAGCGCGGCTACGCGTATCTGACATGGCCACAGACTCATGCTCTCTCACCTTCGGCGGAAAAGCGACTGGAGGTCATGCAAACGCTCGACACATTGGGCGCAGGCTTTACGCTGGCATCGCACGACCTTGACCTGCGTGGTGCGGGTAACCTGCTGGGGGACCAGCAGTCCGGCCATGTGCGTGAAGTGGGGATAGAACTATACCAGCAGATGCTGGAAGACGCCGTGGCTGACATGCGTTCCGACAAAGGCCGTAATGCGGAAAACGATCGGGACTGGACGCCCAACATTGTTATGGGCCTGCCGGTACTTATTCCCGATGCGTATGTGCCGGATCTGCCGGTAAGGCTGGGTCTTTACCGTAGAATCAGTGCGTTGGCGTCCGATGCTGAGCTGGAGGCTATGGAGGCGGAACTGGTGGACCGGTTTGGGACTGTTCCGGACGAAGTTAAAAACCTGCTCAACATTGTTGATCTTAAAAGACTTTGCCGTCAGGCAGGCGTGGAGCGGGTGGAAGCGGGTCCTAAAGGCATGGTGCTCCAGTTCCGGAACAACAGTTTTGCCAACCCTGCAGGGCTTGTGCAGTGGATGGGCCGTTGGAAGGATGGCGTAGTCAGGCTGCGGCCAGACCATAAAATGGCAGTGGTGCGGGAACTGACCAATGTTCAGCGCATAGACCTCGCCCGTAAAGTGCTCAAAGACCTTGCGCATATGTGCGAGCGTGAAATGGCCTGA
- a CDS encoding thiamine phosphate synthase — MSGLPQKFYPVVDNAQWVNRLGAAGARFIQLRVKDLPEPELRAQVRLARDYAAKHGVCLVLNDFWQIALEEGVSYIHLGQEDLDTADMDAIRKGGLQFGISTHCHEELERALTFAPDYVALGPIWETRLKKMAFGPQGVDRLREWKQLVGDMPLVAIGGITLERAPLCLTAGADCVSAVSAFTQHDDPEGQVKAWLAATEA; from the coding sequence ATGAGCGGACTGCCACAGAAATTTTACCCCGTTGTCGATAACGCCCAGTGGGTTAACCGCCTTGGAGCCGCTGGTGCGCGCTTTATCCAACTGCGGGTCAAAGATCTGCCGGAGCCTGAACTTAGGGCGCAGGTCAGGCTGGCGCGTGATTATGCGGCAAAGCACGGCGTCTGTCTGGTGCTGAATGACTTTTGGCAGATCGCGCTGGAGGAAGGGGTCTCCTACATCCATCTGGGGCAGGAAGATCTGGATACAGCCGATATGGACGCCATTCGCAAAGGCGGTTTGCAGTTTGGCATCAGCACCCATTGTCATGAGGAGCTGGAGCGTGCGCTAACGTTTGCTCCCGATTATGTGGCGCTGGGACCGATATGGGAAACCCGGCTGAAAAAAATGGCGTTTGGCCCGCAGGGCGTGGACCGGCTGCGTGAATGGAAGCAACTGGTGGGAGACATGCCTCTGGTTGCCATTGGCGGCATTACGCTTGAGCGTGCGCCATTATGCCTGACTGCCGGGGCGGATTGTGTGTCTGCCGTATCGGCTTTTACGCAGCATGATGACCCGGAAGGGCAGGTTAAGGCGTGGCTGGCGGCAACAGAGGCCTAA
- the eno gene encoding phosphopyruvate hydratase: protein MSAIVDIIAREILDSRGNPTVEVDVELASGAKGRAAVPSGASTGAHEAVELRDGDARRYGGKGVLRAIENIESEILPTLQGAESSDQIDIDNAMIDLDGTPNKSRMGANAILGVSLAIAKATAAELEVPLYRYIGGAFAHILPVPMMNIVNGGQHADNPIDIQEFMIQPVGAPTVADAIRWGSEIFAQLKKALSAAGLNTNVGDEGGFAPALKSADEALGFITRAVEAAGYRPGQDVTFALDCASTEFFKNGQYVMEGEGKSFDSAGMATYLEDLVSRYPIVSIEDGMAEDDWEGWALLTQTLGKKVQLVGDDLFVTNPERLNRGIKAGIANSLLVKVNQIGTLTETLQAVEMAHRAGYTAVMSHRSGETEDSTIADLAVATNCGQIKTGSLSRSDRTAKYNQLIRIEQELVTAAQYAGRSILKNG, encoded by the coding sequence ATGAGCGCCATTGTTGACATCATCGCCCGCGAAATTCTGGATAGCCGTGGCAACCCCACTGTGGAAGTGGACGTGGAACTGGCATCTGGTGCCAAAGGCCGCGCGGCTGTTCCCTCTGGCGCATCAACTGGCGCACATGAAGCCGTGGAACTGCGCGACGGTGATGCACGGCGCTATGGCGGCAAAGGTGTGCTCCGCGCCATTGAAAACATTGAGAGCGAAATCCTGCCCACCCTGCAGGGCGCAGAATCCTCCGACCAGATCGACATCGACAACGCCATGATTGATCTGGATGGCACACCGAACAAAAGCCGTATGGGTGCCAATGCCATTCTGGGTGTATCGCTCGCCATAGCCAAAGCAACGGCAGCCGAACTGGAAGTGCCTCTTTACCGTTACATTGGCGGTGCGTTTGCCCACATTCTGCCCGTGCCGATGATGAACATTGTGAACGGTGGCCAGCACGCGGACAACCCGATCGACATTCAGGAATTCATGATCCAGCCAGTGGGCGCGCCCACTGTGGCGGACGCCATTCGCTGGGGTTCGGAAATTTTTGCCCAGTTGAAAAAAGCGTTAAGCGCGGCGGGCCTGAACACCAATGTGGGGGATGAAGGCGGTTTTGCCCCTGCCCTTAAATCTGCCGACGAGGCTCTGGGCTTTATCACCCGCGCTGTGGAAGCCGCGGGCTACCGCCCCGGTCAGGACGTCACCTTTGCGCTGGACTGCGCCAGCACCGAGTTCTTCAAAAACGGTCAGTATGTGATGGAAGGCGAAGGCAAGAGCTTCGATTCCGCTGGCATGGCCACTTATCTGGAAGACCTTGTCAGCCGGTATCCGATTGTCTCCATTGAAGACGGCATGGCTGAAGATGACTGGGAAGGTTGGGCGCTCCTGACCCAGACACTGGGTAAAAAAGTTCAGCTTGTTGGAGATGATCTTTTTGTAACCAACCCCGAGCGTCTGAACCGTGGCATCAAGGCAGGTATTGCCAATTCCCTGCTGGTCAAGGTCAACCAGATTGGCACACTGACCGAAACCCTTCAGGCCGTGGAAATGGCCCACCGGGCAGGCTATACCGCCGTTATGAGCCACCGCTCGGGTGAGACGGAAGACTCCACTATTGCGGACCTTGCCGTGGCCACCAACTGTGGGCAGATCAAAACCGGCTCGCTCTCCCGCTCTGACCGGACAGCCAAATACAACCAGCTGATCCGTATTGAGCAGGAACTGGTGACAGCCGCCCAGTATGCAGGCCGCTCC
- a CDS encoding thiazole synthase: MTALFYGQELSSALMLGTAQYPSPEILRDAVLAARPGVLTVSLRRESAGERAGQAFWSLVQELGVPVLPNTAGCHTVKEAITTAHMAREVFGTDWVKLEVIGELDTLQPDVFGLVEAARILTEEGFKVFPYTTEDLVVAERLLAAGCEVLMPWGAPIGSGKGLNNLFGLRAMRAHFPGVPLVVDAGIGVPSHATQALELGYDAVLINTAVAKAGDPVRMAQAFGLAVQAGVLARQADPMEERDMAAPSTPVAGKAFLG, from the coding sequence ATGACGGCATTGTTTTATGGGCAGGAACTGTCCTCCGCTCTTATGCTGGGTACGGCACAGTATCCATCGCCCGAAATTTTGCGTGATGCGGTTCTGGCTGCACGGCCCGGTGTGCTTACCGTGTCCCTCCGGCGGGAATCTGCGGGGGAGCGGGCTGGTCAGGCTTTCTGGTCGCTGGTGCAGGAACTGGGCGTGCCCGTGCTGCCCAATACCGCAGGCTGCCACACGGTCAAGGAGGCCATAACCACCGCCCACATGGCGCGAGAAGTGTTTGGCACGGACTGGGTCAAGCTTGAGGTCATAGGTGAGCTGGATACGCTTCAGCCAGATGTATTCGGGCTGGTTGAGGCTGCGCGTATTCTGACGGAAGAAGGCTTCAAGGTTTTTCCGTACACCACGGAGGACCTTGTTGTGGCGGAGCGTTTGCTGGCGGCAGGGTGCGAAGTGCTTATGCCGTGGGGGGCGCCTATCGGGTCGGGTAAGGGGTTGAACAACCTGTTTGGCCTGCGCGCCATGCGGGCGCATTTTCCGGGTGTTCCACTGGTGGTAGATGCAGGCATTGGTGTGCCGTCTCATGCCACGCAGGCGTTGGAGCTGGGGTATGATGCGGTGTTGATCAATACCGCTGTGGCCAAGGCCGGGGACCCGGTGCGTATGGCGCAGGCTTTTGGTCTGGCGGTGCAGGCCGGTGTGCTGGCGCGGCAGGCTGATCCGATGGAAGAGCGGGATATGGCCGCTCCCTCCACGCCCGTTGCAGGAAAGGCATTTTTGGGATGA
- a CDS encoding FAD assembly factor SdhE, with amino-acid sequence MQHNFTTSSNTLSSNDSDGSEDSLAARRRRLKFRANHRGTFETDILIGGFVEETADTLNAEQLTDMEAILEMPDPDLTDWLFGRLALPEEKATPMLRRMVNACRAKCGK; translated from the coding sequence ATGCAACACAATTTCACAACATCTTCCAACACCCTTTCTTCCAACGATTCTGATGGTTCGGAAGATTCCCTCGCCGCCCGGCGCCGTCGGCTCAAGTTCCGCGCCAACCATCGTGGCACGTTTGAAACCGATATTCTGATCGGGGGATTTGTTGAGGAAACGGCAGATACCCTGAATGCCGAGCAACTGACGGACATGGAAGCCATACTGGAAATGCCCGACCCCGACCTGACGGACTGGCTGTTCGGCCGTTTGGCCTTGCCGGAGGAAAAAGCAACCCCCATGTTGCGGCGCATGGTGAACGCATGCCGTGCAAAGTGCGGAAAATAA
- the thiO gene encoding glycine oxidase ThiO, with translation MKGKPHILVKGAGVAGLTAAVTLAERGGVVTLYDCAGRVGAGASWMAGGMLAPWCEAESAPAEVTAQSVDSVDWWASHVPGVVREGSLVLAPARDVGELARFGRRTSHFETVGEADIARLEPDLAGRFQKGLFFADEGHVDPRKALPALARSLEQMGGQVIVDPTHTPDEDGFDWVVDCTGLHVRDQLEHLRGVRGEMLLLRCPDVILHRPVRMLHPRIPVYIVPRDNHVFMVGATMVESENAGGMTVRSMMELLNSAWTLHPGFAEAEILEMGTGLRPSYPDNMPRVVRKGRHVYVNGMYRHGFLLSPARAREAADLVFGL, from the coding sequence ATGAAGGGCAAACCGCACATTCTGGTTAAAGGAGCGGGCGTGGCAGGCCTAACAGCCGCTGTCACACTTGCGGAACGTGGCGGGGTGGTTACCCTGTATGATTGCGCAGGCCGGGTTGGTGCCGGAGCATCGTGGATGGCGGGTGGTATGCTTGCCCCGTGGTGCGAGGCGGAATCCGCTCCAGCGGAAGTGACTGCCCAGTCTGTGGATTCGGTGGACTGGTGGGCCAGCCACGTGCCCGGCGTCGTGCGGGAAGGGAGCCTGGTGTTAGCCCCCGCGCGTGATGTGGGGGAACTGGCCCGTTTTGGCCGACGTACATCGCATTTTGAGACAGTGGGAGAGGCCGATATTGCGCGGCTGGAACCAGACCTCGCCGGGCGTTTTCAAAAAGGTCTGTTCTTTGCGGATGAGGGGCACGTGGACCCCCGCAAGGCGCTTCCGGCTCTGGCTCGCAGTCTGGAGCAAATGGGCGGGCAGGTGATTGTGGATCCTACCCATACCCCCGATGAGGACGGGTTTGACTGGGTGGTGGACTGCACCGGCCTGCATGTGCGTGACCAGCTTGAGCATTTGCGCGGCGTACGGGGCGAGATGCTGCTGTTGCGTTGCCCGGATGTTATTCTGCACCGGCCTGTGCGTATGTTGCACCCACGTATTCCGGTTTACATTGTGCCACGCGACAACCATGTCTTTATGGTCGGTGCAACCATGGTGGAAAGCGAAAACGCCGGTGGCATGACTGTGCGCTCCATGATGGAATTGCTGAATTCCGCTTGGACCCTCCATCCCGGTTTTGCTGAAGCGGAAATTTTGGAAATGGGGACCGGGCTGCGTCCGTCCTACCCGGACAACATGCCCCGAGTGGTGCGCAAGGGGCGGCATGTTTATGTTAATGGCATGTACCGTCATGGTTTTCTGCTCTCCCCCGCACGGGCACGGGAGGCTGCCGATCTGGTTTTCGGGCTATAA
- the recG gene encoding ATP-dependent DNA helicase RecG, which yields MSSPPPFTSASAPQWAGAPALSALQAPLDSLSGVNVARARLLSKIAGGSRVMDLLFCLPESVTDRRLRPSLAQLRADTIATVSGTVLEVRPPAPRTRQPWRATISDETGVLELAFFSPWQAKQALTGAHIAVSGKVERFGDRLCMTSPDYLLPARQIERIPLLDPVWPLTAGLFSGQVRQAMTAALALLPPDLPEWHDPALITQKKWPDFTTALTWMHRPDSIPDSQSGTQWQAERTRAQARLACDELLADQLAMRIAQQASRYRPGRSLRGDGHLQKQALAAFAHPLTPGQRHVLRQIETDMAAPHRMSRLLQGDVGAGKTLVALLAMLRAVEAGAQAAIMAPTEILARQHAATFARLSPVPVAFLCSSVKGKARKQALADMADGTAKLVVGTHALVQDTVKFADLGLAVVDEQHRFGVDQRLTLVEKGHNADMLVMTATPIPRTLLLTQFGDMQVSRLEGKPSGRKPIRTSLHSLNTMGDILDAIARALQAGAQIFWVCPLVSESEALDIAAAEARQAVLIDRFGDMVGLAHGRQDTNAREQALKDFASGQTRILVATTVIEVGVDVPSATIMVIEHAERFGLAQLHQLRGRVGRGSKASYCLMLHEDGLGQTARRRLACLRETEDGFLIADEDFRLRGGGEATGRRQSGLPEYRMAPEILVDLLLDTAHAEAQRILPDTQANTTGTYRLPVSARLLLTLFGKTDAARIFSGG from the coding sequence GTGTCCAGCCCCCCGCCCTTCACATCCGCTTCGGCTCCGCAATGGGCTGGTGCACCTGCCCTCTCCGCCCTGCAGGCTCCGCTAGACAGTCTGAGCGGTGTCAATGTGGCACGTGCCCGCCTTTTGTCCAAAATTGCAGGTGGGTCACGCGTTATGGACCTCCTATTCTGTCTGCCGGAAAGTGTAACGGACAGGCGCCTGCGTCCCTCGCTTGCACAACTCAGGGCTGACACCATTGCAACAGTTTCTGGCACAGTGCTGGAGGTGCGCCCGCCAGCACCCCGCACCCGCCAGCCTTGGCGGGCCACCATATCGGACGAAACCGGCGTGCTGGAGCTTGCCTTTTTCTCTCCATGGCAGGCCAAACAGGCGTTAACCGGGGCGCATATTGCCGTATCTGGCAAGGTCGAGCGTTTTGGCGACCGGCTATGCATGACCTCCCCCGACTATCTGCTCCCTGCCCGCCAGATTGAACGGATCCCCCTGCTGGACCCCGTATGGCCGCTCACTGCAGGCCTGTTCAGCGGGCAGGTACGGCAGGCTATGACCGCAGCCCTTGCCCTGCTCCCCCCTGACCTGCCGGAATGGCACGACCCGGCGCTGATAACGCAAAAAAAATGGCCGGATTTTACAACCGCCCTCACATGGATGCACCGACCAGACAGTATTCCCGACAGCCAAAGCGGCACGCAATGGCAGGCGGAACGCACCCGTGCGCAGGCCCGCCTAGCCTGTGATGAACTACTGGCCGACCAGCTTGCCATGCGCATTGCCCAACAGGCATCCCGCTACCGGCCCGGACGCAGCCTGCGGGGGGATGGTCATTTGCAAAAGCAGGCCCTGGCGGCTTTTGCCCACCCGCTTACACCGGGGCAAAGGCATGTCCTGCGGCAGATAGAGACCGATATGGCCGCCCCTCACCGTATGAGCCGCCTCCTGCAAGGGGATGTGGGCGCGGGCAAAACACTGGTGGCCCTGCTGGCCATGCTCCGTGCAGTAGAAGCAGGCGCGCAGGCCGCCATTATGGCCCCAACCGAAATTCTGGCCCGCCAACATGCCGCAACATTTGCGCGGCTCTCCCCTGTGCCCGTGGCGTTTCTGTGTAGTTCGGTCAAAGGGAAAGCCCGCAAACAGGCATTGGCCGATATGGCCGATGGCACGGCAAAACTTGTGGTCGGCACCCATGCTCTGGTGCAGGACACCGTAAAATTTGCGGACCTTGGGCTGGCCGTGGTGGATGAGCAGCACCGCTTTGGCGTGGACCAGCGCCTGACATTGGTGGAAAAAGGCCATAACGCAGACATGCTGGTTATGACCGCAACCCCCATACCCCGCACACTGCTACTAACCCAGTTTGGAGATATGCAGGTCAGTCGGCTTGAGGGCAAACCCTCCGGCCGCAAACCTATTCGCACCTCCCTGCACAGCCTGAATACAATGGGGGACATTCTGGACGCCATTGCCCGCGCCCTGCAGGCCGGAGCGCAGATTTTTTGGGTCTGTCCTCTTGTGTCCGAAAGTGAAGCGCTGGACATAGCGGCCGCAGAGGCACGGCAGGCGGTACTGATTGACAGGTTTGGCGATATGGTAGGTCTTGCCCACGGACGGCAGGACACAAACGCCCGCGAGCAGGCACTTAAGGACTTTGCCAGCGGGCAGACCCGTATTCTGGTTGCCACCACGGTCATTGAAGTCGGGGTGGACGTGCCCTCCGCCACTATTATGGTGATCGAACATGCCGAGCGATTTGGTCTGGCGCAGCTCCACCAGCTACGCGGGCGTGTAGGGCGTGGCTCCAAGGCATCTTATTGCCTGATGCTGCATGAGGATGGGCTAGGCCAGACTGCCCGCCGCCGTCTGGCCTGCCTGCGGGAAACTGAAGACGGTTTTTTGATTGCCGATGAGGATTTTCGCCTCCGCGGTGGCGGAGAAGCGACGGGCCGCAGGCAGTCTGGTCTGCCAGAATACCGCATGGCGCCGGAAATTCTGGTTGACCTGCTGCTGGACACCGCCCACGCGGAAGCCCAGCGCATTCTGCCCGATACGCAGGCAAACACCACTGGCACTTACAGGCTACCTGTTTCCGCCCGCCTGCTCTTAACTCTTTTTGGCAAAACGGACGCAGCCCGTATTTTTAGCGGCGGCTAA
- a CDS encoding DUF3429 domain-containing protein, translating into MKKLPFLGVVLMLAGVLPYVLCTCAIVFYDSHMPVPNLLMALVLYGAISLSFIGAVHWGQALEPERTIIVASEAQTDHVRLLLGVVPALVGWVAACVGILWQPLWGLALLAVTFPLVAFGERAAWRRGWVPPGYMGVRWIVTAVTECCLLMVLLVRLL; encoded by the coding sequence ATGAAGAAGCTTCCGTTTCTGGGTGTGGTTCTGATGCTGGCGGGGGTTCTGCCTTACGTCTTATGCACATGCGCCATTGTGTTCTACGATTCCCATATGCCGGTGCCCAACCTGCTTATGGCGCTGGTGCTGTACGGGGCGATCTCCCTATCCTTTATCGGGGCGGTGCACTGGGGGCAGGCGCTGGAGCCGGAGCGCACCATTATTGTGGCCTCGGAAGCGCAGACGGACCATGTGCGTCTGTTGCTGGGGGTTGTCCCCGCACTGGTGGGCTGGGTTGCGGCTTGTGTGGGTATTTTATGGCAGCCCTTATGGGGGCTTGCATTGCTTGCCGTTACCTTTCCGCTTGTTGCTTTTGGCGAGCGCGCAGCATGGCGGCGTGGCTGGGTGCCGCCGGGCTACATGGGAGTGCGCTGGATTGTGACCGCGGTGACGGAATGTTGTCTGCTTATGGTGCTGCTGGTTCGCCTTTTGTGA
- the thiS gene encoding sulfur carrier protein ThiS: protein MKIIVNDEAQEVSARTLAALIDELGYAGARIATALNGHFVPKTARADTLLDAGARVEIVAPMQGG, encoded by the coding sequence ATGAAGATAATCGTCAATGATGAGGCGCAGGAGGTTTCGGCCAGAACACTCGCCGCGCTGATTGATGAGCTGGGATATGCCGGTGCGCGTATTGCAACTGCGTTGAACGGGCATTTTGTACCAAAAACTGCGCGCGCGGACACACTGCTCGATGCTGGTGCGCGGGTGGAAATTGTAGCTCCCATGCAGGGTGGGTAA